One genomic segment of Thunnus albacares chromosome 18, fThuAlb1.1, whole genome shotgun sequence includes these proteins:
- the LOC122968501 gene encoding surfeit locus protein 1 — MASLKAVLAFSTRTITTLKTKTHVIYIKRTLLLPRLPLLKRADGRFINWCQSRSTATRAESGEDSFLKWFLLLIPATTFGLGTWQMKRRQWKLQLIDELRRLTTAEPIPLPLDPHELNQLEYRRVKVRGQYDHSQELYILPRSPVDPEKEAREAGRLSSSGETGANVITPFRCTDLGITILVNRGYVPKQKIRPETRMKGQMEGEVEVVGVVRLTETRKPFVPNNDVDRNRWHFRDLEAMSRVTGAEPIFIDADFASTIPGGPIGGQTRVTLRNEHMQYVITWYGLCAATSYMWYAKFIKKIKL; from the exons ATGGCCTCTCTAAAAGCTGTGCTGGCTTTTTCTACCAGGACGATCACGACACTGAAGACAAAG ACGCATGTCATTTACATCAAGAGGACTCTTCTCCTGCCCAGACTGCCTCTCCTCAAACGAGCAGACG GCAGGTTTATTAACTGGTGCCAGTCCCGCTCCACAGCAACCAGAGCAGAGAGCGGAGAAGACTCTTTCCTCAAATGGTTCCTGCTGCTGATCCCTGCCACCACCTTCGGCCTCGGCACATGGCAG ATGAAACGGCGTCAGTGGAAACTGCAGCTGATTGACGAGCTGAGACGACTCACGACTGCAGAGCccattcctcttcctcttga TCCACATGAGCTGAATCAGCTGGAGTACAGACGGGTGAAAGTGCGAGGACAGTACGACCACTCGCAGGAGCTCTACATTCTGCCCCGCTCACCAGTCGACCCAGAGAAAGAGGCCAGAGAGGCGGGGAGGCTGTCCTCCAGCGGAGAGACGGGCGCCAATGTCATCACCCCGTTCCGCTGCACTGACCTCGG CATCACAATCCTGGTGAACAGAGGATACGTTCCCAAGCAGAAGATCAGACCAGAGACCAGGATGAAGGGACAG ATGGAAGGTGAGGTGGAAGTAGTCGGGGTCGTCAGGCTGACAGAGACCCGTAAACCCTTCGTACCCAACAACGATGTGGACAGAAACCGCTGGCATTTCCGCGACCTGGAGGCCATGTCCCGCGTCACTGGAGCGGAGCCCATTTTCATCGATGCTGACTTTG CGAGCACCATTCCTGGTGGACCAATAGGTGGACAGACGAGAGTCACGCTGAGGAATGAACACATGCAGTACGTTATAACATG GTACGGCCTGTGTGCAGCGACCTCTTATATGTGGTATGCAAAGTTCATCAAGAAGATTAAATTGTGA
- the rpl7a gene encoding 60S ribosomal protein L7a, with protein sequence MPKGKKAKGKKVAPAPSVAKKHEAKKVINPLFEKRPKNFGIGQDIQPKRDLTRFVKWPRYIRLQRQRSILYKRLKVPPAINQFTQALDRQTATQLFKLAHKYRPETKQEKRQRLLARAEQKAAGKGDTPTKRPPVLRAGVNTVTSLVESKKAQLVIIAHDVDPIELVVFLPSLCRKMGVPYCIVKGKARLGRLVHRKTCTSVAFTQTNPEDKGALAKLIEAIKTNYNDRYEEIRRHWGGGIMGPKSTARITKLEKAKAKELATKLG encoded by the exons ATG CCTAAGGGAAAGAAGGCTAAGGGGAAGAAGGTGGCACCTGCCCCTTCCGTGGCCAAGAAACATGAGGCCAAAAAAGTGATCAACCCCCTGTTTGAGAAGAGGCCAAAGAACTTTGGCATCG GCCAGGATATTCAGCCCAAGCGTGATCTGACACGCTTCGTGAAATGGCCTCGTTATATCCGCCTGCAGAGGCAGCGCTCCATCCTGTACAAGCGTCTGAAGGTTCCCCCTGCAATCAACCAGTTCACTCAGGCTCTGGACCGCCAGACCG CCACACAGCTGTTCAAGCTGGCTCACAAGTACAGGCCAGAGACCAAGCAGGAGAAGAGGCAGAGGCTGCTGGCCCGCGCTGAGCAGAAGGCAGCTGGAAAGGGAGATACCCCCACCAAGAGGCCTCCTGTCCTCCGTGCAG GTGTGAACACTGTCACCTCTCTGGTGGAGAGCAAGAAGGCCCAGCTGGTCATCATTGCCCACGATGTGGACCCAATTGAG CTCGTCGTCTTCCTGCCATCCCTGTGCCGCAAGATGGGCGTCCCATACTGCATCGTCAAGGGCAAGGCTAGACTGGGCAGACTGGTGCACAGAAAGACATGCACTTCAGTTGCCTTCACACAGACAAACCC TGAGGATAAAGGTGCGCTTGCCAAGCTCATCGAAGCCATCAAGACCAACTACAACGACAGATACGAAGAG ATCCGTCGTCACTGGGGAGGCGGCATCATGGGTCCCAAATCCACAGCCCGCATCACAAAGCTTGAGAAGGCAAAGGCCAAGGAACTGGCAACCAAGCTTGGTTAA
- the usp20 gene encoding ubiquitin carboxyl-terminal hydrolase 20 isoform X1, translated as MTEQDICPHLDTIGEVTKEDLLQKSKGTCQSCGAGGPNLWACLQNDCPYVGCGESYSDHSTLHAQAKKHNLTVNLTTFRIWCYVCEREVFLEQRPALVPVPAAPHHCKATEQEATPQPVGHPLKAVPIAVAEEEGSESEEDELKPRGLTGMKNIGNSCYMNAALQALSNCPPLTQFFLDCSGLVRTDKKPALCKSYQKLISELWHKKRPSYVVPTSLSHGIKLVNPMFRGYAQQVGASTQQDTQEFLRCLMDQLHEELKEPLTECSMSGEGSDGEERGEGERSPSEDEFLSCDSGSSSDRGDGGGAGDGELLVQDECDGVRSQAGGIVGVNPAGVISEKERLKERRVSGSPLRGGSQEMDEDADVDTAAEEGVPERAVEEECTSTPNTEVQSQENNQPSNTEQGQGDGSHISEPDNEASMTQPQSTHCSPVRTLQELHPKLSSSPPRSSPLRSAGPAYSFKKAQLLLTSRKKKQSHYRSVISDIFDGSILSLVQCLTCDRVSTTVETFQDLSLPIPGKEDLAKLHSSIHQNLPVKTGVCPDTYGSQGWISYIMDSIRRFVVSCIPTWFWGPMVTLEDCLAAFFAADELKGDNMYSCERCKKLRNGVKYCKVLRLPEILCIHLKRFRHEVMYSFKISSHVSFPLEGLDMRPFLAKDSPSQVTTYDLLSVICHHGTAGSGHYIAYCQNVINGQWYEFDDQYVTEVHETVVQNAEAYVLFYRKSSEESVRERQKVVALANMKEPSLLQFYISREWLNKFNTFAEPGPISNHTFLCQHGGIPPNKYQYIDDLVVIVPQNVWEYLYNSFGGGPAVNHLYMCAICQVEIEALAKRRKTEIDTFIKLNKEFQAEEAPTVILCISMQWFREWESFVKGKDNEPPGPIDNSKIGVMKGGHIQLKQGADYGQISEETWQYLLGIYSGGPEIAVRQTVAPADPDSLHGERKIEAETRAL; from the exons ATGACTGAACAAGACATTTGTCCCCACCTGGACACCATAGGAGAAGTAACCAAAGAGGACCTTCTCCAGAAATCCAAG GGAACTTGCCAATCATGCGGAGCAGGGGGCCCTAACCTCTGGGCCTGTCTGCAG AATGACTGCCCATATGTTGGTTGTGGAGAGTCCTACTCTGATCACAGCACCCTGCATGCACAG GCTAAAAAGCACAACCTGACGGTGAACTTGACAACATTCAGGATCTGGTGTTATGTGTGTGAGCGGGAGGTGTTTCTGGAGCAGAGGCCCGCCCTGGTGCCTGTCCCTGCTGCGCCCCACCACTGCAAAGCCACAGAGCAG GAAGCAACGCCTCAGCCAGTAGGTCATCCACTTAAAGCAGTGCCAATTGCTGtggcagaagaagaaggttCAGAGTCGGAGGAAGATGAGCTTAAACCAAGAG gcTTGACGGGAATGAAAAATATTGGAAATTCCTGCTACATGAACGCAGCACTTCAAGCCCTGTCTAACTG TCCTCCCCTCACTCAGTTCTTCCTGGACTGCAGTGGATTGGTTCGCACTGATAAGAAGCCGGCTCTCTGTAAGAGTTACCAGAAACTCATCTCAGAACTCTGGCATAAAAAACG ACCCAGCTATGTTGTCCCTACCAGTCTGTCACATGGCATCAAACTAGTAAACCCCATGTTTCGTGGTTACGCTCAGCAGGTAGGGGCAAGCACCCAGCAG GACACCCAGGAGTTCCTGCGCTGTTTGATGGACCAATTACACGAGGAGCTCAAGGAGCCTCTGACAGAGTGCAGCATGAGCGGAGAGGGAAGTGatggggaggagagaggagagggagagcgCTCCCCGTCTGAGGATGAATTCCTATCCTGTGACTCTGGCTCCAGCAGCGACCGGGGGGACGGAGGAGGCGCGGGGGACGGTGAGCTGCTTGTGCAGGATGAGTGTGATGGAGTCAGGTCACAGGCGGGGGGGATCGTGGGCGTCAATCCCGCCGGGGTGATCTCTGAGAAGGAGAGGCTGAAGGAGAGAAGGGTGTCTGGCTCACCTCTCCGTGGAGGATCGCAAGAGATGGATGAGGACGCTGATGTGGATACAGCGGCCGAAGAAGGGGTTCCTGAGAGAGCGGTGGAAGAAGAATGCACATCAACCCCAAATACTGAAGTCCAAAGCCAAGAGAACAACCAGCCATCTAATACAGAGCAAGGGCAAGGCGATGGCAGCCACATCTCAG AACCAGACAATGAAGCGTCAATGACCCAGCCACAGTCCACTCACTGCAGTCCCGTGAGAACCCTTCAGGAGCTGCATCCGAAACTGTCCTCCAGTCCTCCTCGTTCCAGCCCGCTCCGCTCCGCAGGACCCGCGTATTCCTTCAAGAAAG CTCAGCTGCTGCTCACTTCCAGGAAGAAGAAACAGTCTCACTATCGCAGCGTGATCTCAGACATCTTTGACGGCTCTATTCTCAGTCTGGTCCAGTGTTTAACCTGCGACAGG GTCTCTACTACGGTGGAAACCTTTCAAGACTTGTCCCTACCTATTCCCGGTAAAGAGGACTTGGCCAAACTCCACTCCTCCATCCATCAGAACCTGCCAGTCAAGACTGGCGTGTGTCCAGACACTTATGGCTCGCAGGGCTGGATATCCTACATCATGGACTCCATACGCCG GTTCGTAGTCTCGTGTATCCCCACTTGGTTTTGGGGGCCCATGGTAACCCTAGAGGACTGTCTTGCTGCCTTCTTTGCTGCAGATGAACTTAAAG GAGACAACATGTACAGCTGTGAGAGATGTAAAAA gtTGAGAAATGGTGTCAAATATTGCAAAGTACTTAGACTTCCAGAG ATTCTGTGCATCCACCTGAAACGTTTCCGGCACGAGGTCATGTATTCGTTCAAGATTAGTAGCCACGTATCCTTCCCATTGGAGGGCCTCGACATGCGACCTTTCCTGGCTAAAGATAGTCCATCCCAAGTCACCACTTACGACCTGCTATCGGTCATTTGTCACCATGGAACAGCAGGAA GTGGACACTACATAGCTTACTGCCAGAATGTGATCAATGGCCAGTGGTATGAATTTGATGACCAGTATGTCACAGAAGTCCATGAGACAGTGGTGCAGAATGCAGAAGCATATGTGTTGTTCTATAG GAAGAGCAGTGAGGAATCggtgagagagaggcagaaggTGGTGGCTCTGGCCAATATGAAGGAGCCCAGCCTGCTGCAGTTTTACATCTCCAGAGAGTGGCTCAACAAGTTCAACACCTTTGCTGAACCAGGCCCCATCAGCAACCATACATTTCTTTGCCAGCATGGag GGATTCCTCCTAACAAGTACCAGTACATAGACGACCTGGTCGTGATAGTTCCCCAGAATGTGTGGGAGTACCTTTACAACAG TTTTGGAGGCGGCCCTGCAGTCAACCACCTGTATATGTGCGCCATCTGCCAGGTGGAGATTGAAGCTCTGGCTAAACGCAGGAAAACAGAAATAGACACCTTTATCAAG CTGAACAAAGAGTTTCAGGCGGAGGAGGCTCCGACAGTCATCCTGTGTATCAGCATGCAGTGGTTCAGAGAGTGGGAGAGCTTTGTAAAGGGCAAAGACAACG AGCCCCCGGGTCCCATTGACAACAGTAAAATTGGTGTTATGAAAGGAGGACACATACAACTCAAGCAAG GTGCAGACTACGGTCAGATCTCAGAGGAGACATGGCAGTACTTGTTGGGTATTTATAGCGGGGGCCCTGAGATTGCAGTGAGACAGACGGTGGCCCCGGCTGACCCAGACAGTCTTCACGGCGAGAGGAAGATCGAGGCAGAGACCAGAGCACTTTGA
- the usp20 gene encoding ubiquitin carboxyl-terminal hydrolase 20 isoform X2 codes for MTEQDICPHLDTIGEVTKEDLLQKSKGTCQSCGAGGPNLWACLQNDCPYVGCGESYSDHSTLHAQAKKHNLTVNLTTFRIWCYVCEREVFLEQRPALVPVPAAPHHCKATEQEATPQPVGHPLKAVPIAVAEEEGSESEEDELKPRGLTGMKNIGNSCYMNAALQALSNCPPLTQFFLDCSGLVRTDKKPALCKSYQKLISELWHKKRPSYVVPTSLSHGIKLVNPMFRGYAQQDTQEFLRCLMDQLHEELKEPLTECSMSGEGSDGEERGEGERSPSEDEFLSCDSGSSSDRGDGGGAGDGELLVQDECDGVRSQAGGIVGVNPAGVISEKERLKERRVSGSPLRGGSQEMDEDADVDTAAEEGVPERAVEEECTSTPNTEVQSQENNQPSNTEQGQGDGSHISEPDNEASMTQPQSTHCSPVRTLQELHPKLSSSPPRSSPLRSAGPAYSFKKAQLLLTSRKKKQSHYRSVISDIFDGSILSLVQCLTCDRVSTTVETFQDLSLPIPGKEDLAKLHSSIHQNLPVKTGVCPDTYGSQGWISYIMDSIRRFVVSCIPTWFWGPMVTLEDCLAAFFAADELKGDNMYSCERCKKLRNGVKYCKVLRLPEILCIHLKRFRHEVMYSFKISSHVSFPLEGLDMRPFLAKDSPSQVTTYDLLSVICHHGTAGSGHYIAYCQNVINGQWYEFDDQYVTEVHETVVQNAEAYVLFYRKSSEESVRERQKVVALANMKEPSLLQFYISREWLNKFNTFAEPGPISNHTFLCQHGGIPPNKYQYIDDLVVIVPQNVWEYLYNSFGGGPAVNHLYMCAICQVEIEALAKRRKTEIDTFIKLNKEFQAEEAPTVILCISMQWFREWESFVKGKDNEPPGPIDNSKIGVMKGGHIQLKQGADYGQISEETWQYLLGIYSGGPEIAVRQTVAPADPDSLHGERKIEAETRAL; via the exons ATGACTGAACAAGACATTTGTCCCCACCTGGACACCATAGGAGAAGTAACCAAAGAGGACCTTCTCCAGAAATCCAAG GGAACTTGCCAATCATGCGGAGCAGGGGGCCCTAACCTCTGGGCCTGTCTGCAG AATGACTGCCCATATGTTGGTTGTGGAGAGTCCTACTCTGATCACAGCACCCTGCATGCACAG GCTAAAAAGCACAACCTGACGGTGAACTTGACAACATTCAGGATCTGGTGTTATGTGTGTGAGCGGGAGGTGTTTCTGGAGCAGAGGCCCGCCCTGGTGCCTGTCCCTGCTGCGCCCCACCACTGCAAAGCCACAGAGCAG GAAGCAACGCCTCAGCCAGTAGGTCATCCACTTAAAGCAGTGCCAATTGCTGtggcagaagaagaaggttCAGAGTCGGAGGAAGATGAGCTTAAACCAAGAG gcTTGACGGGAATGAAAAATATTGGAAATTCCTGCTACATGAACGCAGCACTTCAAGCCCTGTCTAACTG TCCTCCCCTCACTCAGTTCTTCCTGGACTGCAGTGGATTGGTTCGCACTGATAAGAAGCCGGCTCTCTGTAAGAGTTACCAGAAACTCATCTCAGAACTCTGGCATAAAAAACG ACCCAGCTATGTTGTCCCTACCAGTCTGTCACATGGCATCAAACTAGTAAACCCCATGTTTCGTGGTTACGCTCAGCAG GACACCCAGGAGTTCCTGCGCTGTTTGATGGACCAATTACACGAGGAGCTCAAGGAGCCTCTGACAGAGTGCAGCATGAGCGGAGAGGGAAGTGatggggaggagagaggagagggagagcgCTCCCCGTCTGAGGATGAATTCCTATCCTGTGACTCTGGCTCCAGCAGCGACCGGGGGGACGGAGGAGGCGCGGGGGACGGTGAGCTGCTTGTGCAGGATGAGTGTGATGGAGTCAGGTCACAGGCGGGGGGGATCGTGGGCGTCAATCCCGCCGGGGTGATCTCTGAGAAGGAGAGGCTGAAGGAGAGAAGGGTGTCTGGCTCACCTCTCCGTGGAGGATCGCAAGAGATGGATGAGGACGCTGATGTGGATACAGCGGCCGAAGAAGGGGTTCCTGAGAGAGCGGTGGAAGAAGAATGCACATCAACCCCAAATACTGAAGTCCAAAGCCAAGAGAACAACCAGCCATCTAATACAGAGCAAGGGCAAGGCGATGGCAGCCACATCTCAG AACCAGACAATGAAGCGTCAATGACCCAGCCACAGTCCACTCACTGCAGTCCCGTGAGAACCCTTCAGGAGCTGCATCCGAAACTGTCCTCCAGTCCTCCTCGTTCCAGCCCGCTCCGCTCCGCAGGACCCGCGTATTCCTTCAAGAAAG CTCAGCTGCTGCTCACTTCCAGGAAGAAGAAACAGTCTCACTATCGCAGCGTGATCTCAGACATCTTTGACGGCTCTATTCTCAGTCTGGTCCAGTGTTTAACCTGCGACAGG GTCTCTACTACGGTGGAAACCTTTCAAGACTTGTCCCTACCTATTCCCGGTAAAGAGGACTTGGCCAAACTCCACTCCTCCATCCATCAGAACCTGCCAGTCAAGACTGGCGTGTGTCCAGACACTTATGGCTCGCAGGGCTGGATATCCTACATCATGGACTCCATACGCCG GTTCGTAGTCTCGTGTATCCCCACTTGGTTTTGGGGGCCCATGGTAACCCTAGAGGACTGTCTTGCTGCCTTCTTTGCTGCAGATGAACTTAAAG GAGACAACATGTACAGCTGTGAGAGATGTAAAAA gtTGAGAAATGGTGTCAAATATTGCAAAGTACTTAGACTTCCAGAG ATTCTGTGCATCCACCTGAAACGTTTCCGGCACGAGGTCATGTATTCGTTCAAGATTAGTAGCCACGTATCCTTCCCATTGGAGGGCCTCGACATGCGACCTTTCCTGGCTAAAGATAGTCCATCCCAAGTCACCACTTACGACCTGCTATCGGTCATTTGTCACCATGGAACAGCAGGAA GTGGACACTACATAGCTTACTGCCAGAATGTGATCAATGGCCAGTGGTATGAATTTGATGACCAGTATGTCACAGAAGTCCATGAGACAGTGGTGCAGAATGCAGAAGCATATGTGTTGTTCTATAG GAAGAGCAGTGAGGAATCggtgagagagaggcagaaggTGGTGGCTCTGGCCAATATGAAGGAGCCCAGCCTGCTGCAGTTTTACATCTCCAGAGAGTGGCTCAACAAGTTCAACACCTTTGCTGAACCAGGCCCCATCAGCAACCATACATTTCTTTGCCAGCATGGag GGATTCCTCCTAACAAGTACCAGTACATAGACGACCTGGTCGTGATAGTTCCCCAGAATGTGTGGGAGTACCTTTACAACAG TTTTGGAGGCGGCCCTGCAGTCAACCACCTGTATATGTGCGCCATCTGCCAGGTGGAGATTGAAGCTCTGGCTAAACGCAGGAAAACAGAAATAGACACCTTTATCAAG CTGAACAAAGAGTTTCAGGCGGAGGAGGCTCCGACAGTCATCCTGTGTATCAGCATGCAGTGGTTCAGAGAGTGGGAGAGCTTTGTAAAGGGCAAAGACAACG AGCCCCCGGGTCCCATTGACAACAGTAAAATTGGTGTTATGAAAGGAGGACACATACAACTCAAGCAAG GTGCAGACTACGGTCAGATCTCAGAGGAGACATGGCAGTACTTGTTGGGTATTTATAGCGGGGGCCCTGAGATTGCAGTGAGACAGACGGTGGCCCCGGCTGACCCAGACAGTCTTCACGGCGAGAGGAAGATCGAGGCAGAGACCAGAGCACTTTGA
- the surf6 gene encoding surfeit locus protein 6 isoform X2 codes for MDLASKDSYIQKFASKVFSQRDQEPKKRPFAHFKGQNDTGAPKKKKKCKKKHFKEKGGDEKKPTQKPQQKPSAVPGKQKSPAGKLNESKAESVNGATAQTPAGGNVKSNFSTVDVLRKRLHEKIEQSRGQGAPKDASSEAVQAKRAKRKLERERKKRKRKEFRMKKLAEESGQEQQPEIKQEVEQTPAASKRNETAIVFNKVETVEEGYVDKMLKKKNKKQSMKGQITPLTGKNYKQLLNRVEARKAKLEQLREKDEGKAREMEEKMRWTNMLYKAEGLKIKDDEEMLRASLKRKEKRRDQRKKQWNKRSENIVEKMQQRQDKRRRNIQKQKNAKTEKKKNRARKRGRVLPEDLKKAAV; via the exons ATGGATCTCGCCTCCAAGGACTCTTACATTCAGAAATTCGCAAGTAAAGTCTTTTCTCAACGAGACCAGGAGCCGAAGAAAAGACCGTTTG cTCATTTTAAGGGTCAAAATGACACCGGTGctccaaagaagaagaaaaagtgtaaaaagaaacatttcaaagaaaAGGGAGGCGACGAGAAGAAACCCACTCAGAAACCACAACAGAAGCCTTCAGCTGTTCCAGGAAAACAGAAAAGCCCGGCAGGAAAACTGAACGAGTCCAAAGCCGAGAGCGTAAACGGAGCTACGGCACAGACGCCCGCAG gaggaAATGTCAAGTCCAACTTCTCCACAGTAGATGTTCTCCGCAAGAGGCTGCATGAAAAGATTGAACAGTCCAGAGGGCAG GGAGCCCCAAAGGATGCTTCATCCGAGGCGGTCCAGGCAAAGCGAGCAAAACGAAAGCTTGAACGGGAGCgtaagaagaggaaaagaaaagagtttCGGATGAAGAAACTGGCCGAAGAAAGTGGCCAAGAGCAGCAGCCAGAgataaaacaggaagtagagCAGACCCCAGCTGCAAGCAAAAGAAATGAAACTGCTATCGTCTTCAACAAGGTGGAGACCGTAGAAGAGGGATATGTAGACAAAATGctaaaaaagaagaacaagaaacagAGCATGAAGGGCCAAATAACACCGCTGACAGGGAAGAACTACAAGCAGCTGCTCAATCGTGTGGAGGCGCGCAAAGCAAAGTTGGAGCAGCTGAGGGAGAAAGACGAGGGGAAGGCTCGCgagatggaggagaagatgAGGTGGACCAACATGCTTTACAAAGCAGAGGGACTCAAGATCAAAGACGACGAGGAGATGCTGCGCGCCTCgctgaagaggaaggagaagaggcGTGATCAGAGGAAGAAGCAATGGAACAAGCGTAGTGAGAACATCGTAGAGAAGATGCAGCAGCGGCAGGACAAGCGACGAAGGAACATCCAGAAACAAAAGAATGccaaaacagagaagaagaagaacagggCGCGAAAGAGGGGCAGAGTGCTGCCTGAGGACTTGAAAAAAGCTGCAGTGTAG
- the surf6 gene encoding surfeit locus protein 6 isoform X1, with the protein MFPVGGGLLLVLLLPGQRLSSFVDMDLASKDSYIQKFASKVFSQRDQEPKKRPFAHFKGQNDTGAPKKKKKCKKKHFKEKGGDEKKPTQKPQQKPSAVPGKQKSPAGKLNESKAESVNGATAQTPAGGNVKSNFSTVDVLRKRLHEKIEQSRGQGAPKDASSEAVQAKRAKRKLERERKKRKRKEFRMKKLAEESGQEQQPEIKQEVEQTPAASKRNETAIVFNKVETVEEGYVDKMLKKKNKKQSMKGQITPLTGKNYKQLLNRVEARKAKLEQLREKDEGKAREMEEKMRWTNMLYKAEGLKIKDDEEMLRASLKRKEKRRDQRKKQWNKRSENIVEKMQQRQDKRRRNIQKQKNAKTEKKKNRARKRGRVLPEDLKKAAV; encoded by the exons ATGTTTCCAGTCGGAGGGGGACTTCTTCTGGTGTTACTACTTCCGGGTCAG CGTCTCAGTTCATTTGTTGACATGGATCTCGCCTCCAAGGACTCTTACATTCAGAAATTCGCAAGTAAAGTCTTTTCTCAACGAGACCAGGAGCCGAAGAAAAGACCGTTTG cTCATTTTAAGGGTCAAAATGACACCGGTGctccaaagaagaagaaaaagtgtaaaaagaaacatttcaaagaaaAGGGAGGCGACGAGAAGAAACCCACTCAGAAACCACAACAGAAGCCTTCAGCTGTTCCAGGAAAACAGAAAAGCCCGGCAGGAAAACTGAACGAGTCCAAAGCCGAGAGCGTAAACGGAGCTACGGCACAGACGCCCGCAG gaggaAATGTCAAGTCCAACTTCTCCACAGTAGATGTTCTCCGCAAGAGGCTGCATGAAAAGATTGAACAGTCCAGAGGGCAG GGAGCCCCAAAGGATGCTTCATCCGAGGCGGTCCAGGCAAAGCGAGCAAAACGAAAGCTTGAACGGGAGCgtaagaagaggaaaagaaaagagtttCGGATGAAGAAACTGGCCGAAGAAAGTGGCCAAGAGCAGCAGCCAGAgataaaacaggaagtagagCAGACCCCAGCTGCAAGCAAAAGAAATGAAACTGCTATCGTCTTCAACAAGGTGGAGACCGTAGAAGAGGGATATGTAGACAAAATGctaaaaaagaagaacaagaaacagAGCATGAAGGGCCAAATAACACCGCTGACAGGGAAGAACTACAAGCAGCTGCTCAATCGTGTGGAGGCGCGCAAAGCAAAGTTGGAGCAGCTGAGGGAGAAAGACGAGGGGAAGGCTCGCgagatggaggagaagatgAGGTGGACCAACATGCTTTACAAAGCAGAGGGACTCAAGATCAAAGACGACGAGGAGATGCTGCGCGCCTCgctgaagaggaaggagaagaggcGTGATCAGAGGAAGAAGCAATGGAACAAGCGTAGTGAGAACATCGTAGAGAAGATGCAGCAGCGGCAGGACAAGCGACGAAGGAACATCCAGAAACAAAAGAATGccaaaacagagaagaagaagaacagggCGCGAAAGAGGGGCAGAGTGCTGCCTGAGGACTTGAAAAAAGCTGCAGTGTAG